The following are from one region of the Candidatus Poribacteria bacterium genome:
- the waaF gene encoding lipopolysaccharide heptosyltransferase II, whose product MRSRAPKSNDPLPNIDKILVIRVDGIGDLLNSTPAISLLRKNYPSAEITVLARPLNAPVVIGNPDVDRVLVFERDGKHRGFKAQLQFYRELRREGFQLVVAMQTAMWSHLVAFLSGASYRLGRYQKRFRSTLTHAWHGKYPKGETHEVDRNLELVRLICEGEGNRKLIFHLLPDEITDAKAKLTSWGIGDNAFLIGIHPGGSSFDKRWPEKQYAELADKLAHHYNATILLLHGPEEAELARNIQETMQSPAITYAPETIRELGALLSCCNLVVCNDSGPMHLAAALDVPTVAIFGPTDHVAWHPLSENASIVRRDMPCWPCSAHKCKIGWECTKKLPVEMVWNATMLTVEARQK is encoded by the coding sequence ATGCGATCCCGTGCCCCGAAAAGCAATGATCCGCTTCCTAACATTGACAAGATACTCGTCATCCGCGTTGATGGTATCGGCGATTTGCTGAATTCGACCCCAGCAATTTCGTTGTTACGGAAAAACTATCCGTCAGCAGAAATCACTGTCCTCGCGCGTCCACTCAATGCACCTGTGGTTATCGGTAACCCTGATGTAGATAGAGTCCTCGTCTTTGAGCGAGATGGGAAGCATCGCGGGTTCAAGGCACAACTCCAATTCTATCGTGAACTACGTCGTGAGGGGTTCCAACTCGTCGTCGCGATGCAGACAGCGATGTGGTCCCATCTCGTTGCTTTTCTCTCCGGTGCGTCCTACCGCTTAGGTCGCTATCAAAAACGATTCAGATCTACCCTCACGCATGCATGGCATGGTAAGTACCCAAAAGGCGAAACCCACGAAGTTGATAGGAACTTGGAGCTCGTTCGACTTATCTGTGAAGGAGAAGGCAATAGGAAACTGATATTTCACCTATTGCCCGATGAAATCACCGATGCCAAAGCAAAACTGACATCGTGGGGTATTGGTGACAATGCATTTCTCATCGGCATCCACCCGGGTGGAAGTTCGTTTGATAAGCGCTGGCCCGAAAAGCAGTACGCTGAACTCGCCGACAAACTGGCACACCACTACAATGCTACGATACTCCTCCTACATGGTCCCGAAGAGGCAGAATTGGCGCGGAACATCCAAGAGACAATGCAGTCTCCTGCTATCACTTACGCACCAGAGACGATCCGTGAGTTGGGCGCGCTATTATCCTGCTGCAATTTGGTCGTTTGCAACGACTCCGGTCCGATGCATCTCGCTGCGGCATTGGACGTACCGACAGTCGCTATTTTCGGTCCGACTGACCATGTGGCATGGCATCCGCTGAGCGAAAATGCCTCTATTGTCCGGCGAGATATGCCGTGCTGGCCCTGCAGCGCGCACAAGTGCAAAATCGGATGGGAATGCACGAAAAAACTACCTGTTGAAATGGTTTGGAATGCAACCATGCTAACTGTAGAGGCGAGACAAAAATGA
- a CDS encoding STAS domain-containing protein yields the protein MRANSQISIRHEGKIAIFDITGYLTDASEPILSDAYADIEVQNAEKVLLNFERRSFITSSGFGEIIRLLWKMREKGQVMRVAHPSTQVRNIFNTIGLTQSIGVFESEEEALEDF from the coding sequence GTGAGAGCAAATTCTCAAATCTCTATTCGACACGAAGGAAAAATCGCGATATTTGACATTACGGGGTATCTTACCGACGCTTCTGAACCTATTCTGAGTGATGCCTACGCTGACATAGAGGTACAGAACGCAGAAAAAGTCCTGCTTAACTTTGAGCGACGCAGCTTCATCACAAGTAGTGGGTTCGGTGAGATTATTAGATTGCTCTGGAAGATGCGGGAAAAGGGACAAGTGATGCGCGTTGCACATCCATCGACGCAGGTCCGAAACATCTTCAACACCATTGGATTGACGCAGAGTATAGGCGTTTTTGAATCCGAAGAGGAAGCACTCGAAGACTTTTAA
- a CDS encoding metallophosphoesterase family protein, whose translation MKNVLKFRSDQRFKIVQFTDIHWHNGESPDQQSADLMVQVAKAESPDLIVLTGDILSGGGCNDAADSLREVVRIVEGCGIPWAAVFGNHDDEGTADRHELMAVMQEGALSLAQPGPAEIPGVGNYILPIQSSEEDASAALLYFIDSGSYSQTNIEGYDWIKREQIVWYLQESAKFTADAGHPLPALAFFHIPIPEYDEVWDFHTCYGVKYENVCAPQVNTGFFAAMHEAGDVMGTFVGHEHINDFWGDLHGIRLCYGRATGYNTYGKDGFPRGARVIELQEGVRQFETWLHLDDGTTVFAQPEHTPMQRTFTED comes from the coding sequence GTGAAAAATGTATTGAAATTCCGCAGTGATCAGCGTTTTAAAATCGTGCAATTCACCGATATTCATTGGCATAACGGTGAATCACCTGATCAACAGTCGGCAGACCTGATGGTACAAGTCGCAAAAGCTGAATCTCCGGATTTAATTGTACTGACAGGCGATATTTTATCCGGGGGTGGGTGCAACGATGCCGCCGACTCCCTCCGAGAAGTTGTTAGAATTGTGGAAGGATGTGGAATACCGTGGGCGGCGGTTTTCGGTAACCATGATGACGAAGGCACCGCTGATCGCCATGAATTGATGGCTGTCATGCAAGAGGGGGCACTATCTCTGGCACAGCCAGGACCGGCAGAGATACCCGGGGTCGGAAATTACATTTTACCCATCCAAAGTTCTGAGGAAGATGCGTCCGCAGCACTTCTCTATTTCATTGATTCCGGCAGCTACTCACAAACAAATATTGAGGGCTACGATTGGATTAAACGGGAACAAATTGTATGGTACTTGCAAGAATCCGCAAAGTTCACCGCTGACGCGGGACATCCACTTCCTGCACTCGCCTTTTTCCACATCCCAATTCCCGAATATGACGAGGTATGGGATTTTCATACCTGCTATGGGGTAAAATACGAAAATGTTTGTGCACCCCAAGTTAACACCGGTTTTTTTGCAGCGATGCACGAAGCGGGCGATGTCATGGGGACCTTTGTCGGGCATGAACATATTAACGATTTCTGGGGCGATTTGCATGGGATTCGTCTCTGTTATGGACGCGCGACAGGCTACAACACTTATGGGAAAGACGGATTTCCCCGTGGGGCACGCGTAATTGAGTTGCAGGAGGGTGTGCGGCAATTCGAGACCTGGCTCCATTTGGATGATGGCACAACAGTCTTTGCACAACCTGAGCACACGCCGATGCAACGAACTTTTACTGAAGATTAA
- a CDS encoding RNA-guided endonuclease TnpB family protein produces MKKKRKRKQHRRVYKYQIREHPQTMRLGNMLDDLCDVHNHFLKLENRYYRIYGKYAGRYRLQPHLTHLLQRTHQHWAWIPRDTLDAVIIRLHLAWERFFDIPGCGRPKFKRKGRYRSAKFQTAYLLEEGRVRISFKEWDESTQTFKFNKRWFSFHQHREWQGKVCYIQILRDAAGTYYLYIVTDDNSREILPATGESVGTDFGIDTYLTLNTGEKIQHPQPLKQSLNELRKRNKALSRKVKGSNNWWRAVGELARLYRHIANQRKDWHYKLATDLCRRFDFIATETLNLEGMKRLWGRKASDLSFGQFVDILKFKCFKHNREFRQVGQWTPTTKPCSDCGYHNKNLSLSDRQWTCPECGSYHDRDINAAINILRAARGPVVETV; encoded by the coding sequence ATGAAAAAGAAACGAAAAAGAAAACAGCACCGCAGAGTATATAAATATCAGATACGCGAACACCCACAAACTATGCGTCTTGGCAACATGCTTGACGACTTGTGTGATGTGCATAACCATTTTCTCAAACTTGAGAACCGCTATTACCGTATCTATGGTAAGTATGCGGGGCGTTATCGGTTGCAGCCCCATTTGACGCATTTGCTCCAACGCACACACCAACATTGGGCATGGATACCGCGCGACACCCTTGATGCTGTGATTATTCGTCTGCACCTTGCTTGGGAAAGGTTTTTTGACATACCGGGTTGTGGTCGTCCAAAGTTTAAGCGTAAAGGTCGTTATCGTTCCGCCAAGTTTCAAACTGCCTATCTTCTTGAAGAAGGTCGTGTGCGTATTTCGTTCAAAGAGTGGGACGAATCGACCCAAACATTTAAGTTCAATAAACGCTGGTTCTCTTTCCACCAGCACCGTGAGTGGCAGGGGAAGGTCTGCTATATCCAAATCCTTCGCGATGCTGCTGGCACTTACTATCTGTATATCGTGACAGATGACAATTCGAGAGAAATCTTGCCTGCTACAGGTGAAAGCGTAGGGACAGATTTCGGTATAGATACATACTTGACCCTTAACACGGGTGAGAAAATACAACACCCACAACCTTTGAAACAATCTTTGAACGAACTCCGAAAACGCAACAAAGCACTCAGCCGGAAAGTCAAAGGTTCTAACAATTGGTGGCGTGCTGTCGGTGAACTTGCGAGACTGTATCGGCATATTGCTAACCAACGCAAAGACTGGCACTACAAACTTGCGACAGATCTTTGCCGAAGGTTTGACTTTATCGCGACCGAGACGCTGAACCTTGAAGGTATGAAACGGCTTTGGGGACGTAAAGCTTCCGACCTTTCGTTTGGACAGTTTGTTGACATATTGAAGTTCAAGTGTTTCAAACATAATCGCGAGTTCCGTCAAGTCGGGCAGTGGACCCCTACAACAAAACCGTGTTCGGATTGCGGGTATCATAACAAAAATCTTTCTCTTTCAGATAGGCAGTGGACATGTCCGGAATGTGGTTCATACCACGACCGCGACATAAACGCTGCGATAAACATTTTACGGGCTGCTCGTGGTCCCGTTGTGGAGACGGTGTAA
- a CDS encoding dihydroorotate dehydrogenase electron transfer subunit, producing the protein MRDNRSLNTYDVQTAILSNEEVAEAHYLLRCECAEIAQHARPGQFVHVMVSQDTGMLLRRPFTIYTVEGNEITMLYQIIGDGTKRLSEMLEGEPLQVLGPLGNTFDFKAKPEPAILVGGGAGIASLMLLAVALRENGIQTLGLVGAQRRSRLLSVADLESIGISVHIATDDGSIGHHGYVTDLLADLLKETDGSCPIIYACGPHGMLSAVTKIAIDFEVPAQIAMENRMGCAMGVCLGCVCPVRIDADRIEYQRVCTEGPVFNATDIAWEIS; encoded by the coding sequence ATGCGAGATAACCGTTCGTTGAACACTTATGATGTACAGACTGCTATTCTCTCCAACGAGGAAGTTGCGGAAGCACATTACCTATTGCGTTGTGAGTGTGCGGAAATCGCACAGCATGCACGTCCAGGGCAGTTCGTCCACGTTATGGTTTCGCAAGATACTGGTATGCTGCTTCGCCGTCCCTTTACTATCTATACGGTAGAAGGGAACGAAATAACGATGCTCTATCAGATTATTGGGGACGGAACGAAACGGTTGTCAGAAATGCTCGAGGGCGAGCCATTACAGGTACTCGGACCGCTCGGTAACACGTTTGATTTTAAGGCAAAACCCGAACCCGCAATTCTTGTCGGTGGTGGTGCCGGTATCGCCTCGCTCATGTTGCTTGCTGTGGCGTTGCGTGAGAACGGTATACAAACACTCGGATTAGTAGGAGCGCAGCGTCGCTCCCGACTTTTGAGTGTGGCGGATTTGGAATCTATCGGTATCTCGGTACATATTGCTACGGATGATGGGAGCATCGGGCATCACGGATATGTTACTGATCTCCTCGCGGATTTGCTTAAAGAAACCGATGGGTCCTGCCCAATAATTTATGCGTGCGGACCACACGGGATGCTTTCTGCTGTCACAAAGATTGCCATTGACTTTGAAGTGCCCGCGCAAATTGCTATGGAGAATCGGATGGGATGTGCTATGGGAGTGTGTCTCGGTTGTGTTTGCCCCGTCCGGATAGATGCGGATCGTATCGAATATCAACGTGTTTGTACCGAGGGTCCCGTCTTTAATGCGACCGATATTGCGTGGGAGATTTCTTAG
- the bioB gene encoding biotin synthase BioB, with amino-acid sequence METTFYRDLTATSLSGEILSDTTCEKVLTASEIELLPLLDAAYQVRKTYFQNEVQLHILNNAQNGYCPEDCHYCAQASSATVDIEAYPLKPDAEILAEAERAYESGAYRYCIVMSGRGPSPKRVAHLAELIRTVKARYPIEVCLSAGLVDVESASVLKAAGLDRLNHNLNTSETHYPKICSTHTYQDRMETLRAAQTVGLACCSGVIVGMGEGTDDLIKVAKALRELEVASLPVNFLLPISGTQLSESVTENPRRVPVTLTPDYCLRVLCLYRLLNPKAEIRIAAGREHHLRSMEVMALYPANSMFIEGYLNAKGAATSHTLQMITDAGFTIRTNQEDLAQLEEKKEEKGDVLLKELRVLRPRMESNA; translated from the coding sequence ATGGAAACAACATTTTATCGCGACTTAACAGCCACCAGCCTCAGCGGTGAGATCCTTTCCGATACTACCTGCGAGAAAGTTCTAACAGCGTCGGAGATAGAATTACTCCCACTCTTGGATGCGGCGTATCAGGTTCGCAAAACCTATTTTCAGAATGAGGTCCAACTGCATATCCTTAACAACGCGCAGAACGGCTACTGCCCAGAGGATTGCCACTATTGCGCGCAGGCGAGTTCGGCAACGGTAGACATTGAGGCTTATCCCTTAAAACCTGATGCCGAGATTCTGGCAGAAGCTGAGCGCGCTTATGAATCTGGGGCGTATCGATATTGCATTGTTATGAGTGGACGCGGTCCCTCACCGAAACGGGTTGCACACCTCGCAGAACTCATCCGCACTGTGAAGGCACGCTATCCGATCGAAGTGTGTCTCTCTGCTGGATTAGTCGATGTGGAATCTGCCAGTGTCTTGAAAGCCGCTGGATTGGACAGATTGAACCATAACTTGAATACCTCCGAAACTCACTATCCGAAGATATGTAGCACACACACTTATCAGGATAGGATGGAGACATTGCGGGCTGCTCAGACGGTTGGGCTCGCTTGCTGTTCAGGGGTGATCGTCGGAATGGGCGAGGGGACGGATGACTTAATTAAGGTGGCGAAAGCACTCCGAGAACTTGAGGTTGCTTCATTGCCGGTCAACTTTCTCTTACCGATATCTGGCACGCAGTTGTCGGAATCTGTTACGGAGAACCCACGGCGCGTGCCTGTTACTTTAACCCCGGATTATTGTCTTCGCGTGTTGTGTTTGTATCGGTTACTAAATCCGAAGGCAGAGATACGGATAGCCGCGGGCAGGGAACATCATTTACGGAGCATGGAGGTTATGGCACTCTATCCGGCAAATTCAATGTTTATCGAGGGTTATTTGAACGCGAAAGGCGCGGCGACATCTCACACGCTCCAGATGATTACGGACGCGGGATTCACTATACGGACAAATCAGGAAGACTTGGCGCAACTGGAGGAGAAGAAAGAGGAGAAGGGAGATGTCCTTCTCAAAGAGTTGAGAGTCCTTCGCCCGCGCATGGAATCCAATGCTTAA
- a CDS encoding site-specific DNA-methyltransferase gives MAGSTEWKKYINKIIHGDCIEVMQHIPSDSIDVTFADPPFNLKKKYGTYKDEKETDDYLNWCKQWIMEMVRITKPSGSIFVHNIPKWLLYYAGFLNEVADFRHWITWEAPTAPMGKTLQPTHYGILFYAKNQRENKFYEIRHPHKRCRKCGYLLKDYGGKKKILHPFGPLVSDVWSDIHRIRHNKHRDPHPCQLPIHLLERLILMSTDEGDVILDPFMGTGTTAVAAARLGRKVIGIDLDPQYVEITQQKLAQEVPNSKIGDIWVSFHRGEIITIVDKDWELLKSHFIISQDPRHIDFEKIKTGSAVVATAPQTPQLQWEIQEEQCDCY, from the coding sequence ATGGCAGGAAGTACCGAATGGAAAAAATACATCAACAAAATCATTCACGGCGATTGTATAGAAGTCATGCAGCACATACCTTCAGACAGCATTGACGTTACGTTTGCCGATCCACCCTTCAATCTGAAAAAGAAATACGGGACTTACAAGGACGAAAAAGAGACAGACGATTACCTCAATTGGTGTAAGCAATGGATCATGGAAATGGTGAGAATCACGAAACCGAGTGGATCCATCTTTGTTCACAATATCCCGAAATGGTTACTCTATTATGCGGGTTTCCTAAACGAAGTCGCAGACTTCCGCCATTGGATCACATGGGAGGCACCAACCGCTCCGATGGGCAAAACCTTGCAACCGACACACTATGGCATCCTATTTTACGCAAAAAATCAACGAGAAAACAAATTTTATGAAATTCGGCATCCGCATAAACGGTGCCGAAAGTGTGGATATTTATTGAAAGATTACGGTGGGAAAAAGAAGATTTTGCATCCCTTTGGTCCACTCGTTTCCGATGTCTGGTCGGATATTCATCGTATCCGCCATAACAAACATAGGGATCCGCATCCTTGCCAACTCCCAATCCATCTCTTAGAACGTCTTATCTTGATGAGCACAGACGAAGGGGATGTAATCTTAGACCCATTTATGGGAACCGGCACGACAGCCGTTGCGGCAGCAAGATTAGGAAGAAAAGTTATCGGTATAGATTTGGATCCGCAATATGTAGAAATCACACAGCAGAAATTAGCGCAGGAAGTCCCAAATTCCAAGATTGGCGATATATGGGTGAGTTTCCACCGCGGTGAAATTATTACAATTGTTGACAAAGACTGGGAACTATTGAAGTCGCATTTTATTATTTCACAAGACCCCAGGCATATCGACTTTGAAAAGATCAAAACCGGTAGCGCAGTCGTAGCGACGGCACCTCAAACGCCTCAACTTCAGTGGGAAATCCAAGAGGAACAATGTGATTGCTATTAA
- the serS gene encoding serine--tRNA ligase yields MIDLKFIRENTEDVRQMLVDRHTEAELDRLVELDTHWRENLTHTQSLKAHQNQVSQQIAERKKAKLDAAETIAEMRELSQKIKELTAEANNTKTEIDVILLTIPNMPEASTPVGTSEEDNLEIKTWGESPSFDFELKPHWEIAEALDIVDFQRGAKVAGSNFVLFKGLGARLERALIQFMLDLHTTQHSYTEISPPFLANRPTMTGTGQLPKFEADMYRCDRDDENPDTDLFLIPTAEVPVTNLFAGEILSAEDLPIYYTAYTPCFRREAGAYGKDTRGLQRIHQFDKVEMVKFTTPETSYAEHESLLANAESVLQALGLSYRVVQHCTVELGFAAAKCYDIEVWAPARQRFLEVSSCSNFEAFQARRANIRYRPEAGAKPEFIHTLNASGTALPRIVIALLETYQNSDGTVRIPAVLQPYMGGLAQIG; encoded by the coding sequence GTGATTGATCTTAAGTTTATTCGCGAAAATACCGAAGATGTCCGCCAGATGTTAGTAGATCGTCATACTGAAGCGGAACTGGACCGGTTGGTAGAATTGGATACACACTGGCGTGAGAACTTAACCCATACACAATCCCTCAAAGCGCACCAGAATCAGGTATCACAACAAATCGCTGAGCGTAAAAAGGCAAAATTGGATGCGGCAGAGACTATCGCGGAGATGCGGGAACTCTCACAAAAAATCAAGGAACTCACCGCCGAAGCCAACAATACTAAAACCGAGATAGACGTTATTCTGTTGACAATCCCGAATATGCCGGAGGCAAGCACACCTGTCGGGACCAGTGAAGAAGATAACCTCGAAATCAAGACTTGGGGTGAATCACCGAGTTTCGATTTTGAACTGAAACCGCATTGGGAAATCGCGGAAGCGTTGGACATCGTCGATTTTCAACGCGGTGCGAAGGTTGCGGGAAGCAACTTTGTGCTATTCAAAGGCTTGGGAGCACGGTTGGAGCGTGCGCTGATTCAGTTTATGCTCGATTTGCACACGACCCAGCACAGCTACACCGAAATCTCACCGCCATTTCTCGCCAACCGTCCGACGATGACAGGAACAGGACAACTCCCTAAATTTGAGGCGGATATGTACCGCTGTGACAGAGATGACGAGAATCCTGACACCGATCTGTTTCTGATTCCAACGGCTGAAGTTCCTGTGACGAATCTTTTCGCGGGTGAGATCCTCTCCGCTGAAGATTTACCTATCTACTATACTGCCTATACACCGTGTTTTCGGCGTGAAGCGGGTGCTTACGGTAAGGATACACGCGGTTTGCAACGCATTCATCAATTTGATAAAGTGGAGATGGTAAAATTCACTACGCCAGAAACTTCCTACGCGGAACATGAATCGCTACTGGCGAATGCCGAGAGCGTTTTGCAGGCACTCGGTTTGTCTTATCGCGTTGTGCAACATTGCACGGTGGAACTCGGTTTCGCCGCGGCGAAATGCTACGATATTGAGGTTTGGGCACCTGCTCGGCAGCGGTTTTTAGAGGTCTCTTCTTGCAGTAACTTCGAGGCGTTTCAAGCGCGTCGTGCAAATATCCGTTATCGCCCAGAAGCAGGCGCGAAACCGGAGTTTATTCACACACTGAATGCCTCCGGCACGGCACTACCACGCATCGTCATCGCGCTTCTTGAGACGTATCAGAACTCGGATGGTACAGTCCGCATCCCCGCGGTGCTACAACCCTATATGGGCGGTCTGGCACAAATAGGGTAA
- a CDS encoding phytanoyl-CoA dioxygenase family protein: MALTPQEIQLFRHNGFIKFPTQLSNDHVEALKAAALKDMAEAVEPVARQDSRIIRISAVWQRGGIFQETITCDEILNPLESLLGSNIEFVLNRHNHIYLRDAGSTHSLELHRDVRHWSRTIATVLIYLEETNLENGCTRVVPGSHHLPAFAHLKDEAIEQIAASQAIPLPMPAGGLLAIDSMIIHSAGINRTDRTRMSMTLGYHSADELASGDNPKKVLVRGTRPYRGNDEPRK; the protein is encoded by the coding sequence ATGGCACTCACTCCGCAAGAAATTCAACTGTTTCGGCACAACGGCTTCATTAAATTTCCGACGCAACTCTCTAACGATCATGTAGAAGCACTCAAAGCGGCGGCGTTAAAAGACATGGCGGAAGCCGTGGAACCTGTGGCACGACAAGATAGCAGAATCATCCGAATCTCCGCTGTTTGGCAGCGCGGCGGTATCTTCCAAGAAACCATCACTTGCGATGAAATTCTCAACCCGTTAGAATCTTTATTGGGATCGAATATAGAATTTGTGTTGAACCGCCACAATCACATCTATCTCCGAGACGCAGGTTCGACGCACTCCCTTGAACTCCATCGTGATGTCCGCCACTGGTCCCGGACGATTGCAACTGTCCTCATCTACTTGGAAGAAACAAATTTAGAGAACGGCTGCACGCGAGTTGTTCCAGGATCGCACCACCTACCCGCTTTTGCACACCTCAAAGATGAAGCGATTGAGCAAATTGCAGCGAGCCAAGCGATTCCGTTACCGATGCCAGCAGGCGGTTTACTTGCTATTGACAGCATGATAATCCACTCGGCTGGAATCAATCGCACAGATAGGACACGGATGAGTATGACGCTCGGATACCACAGTGCGGACGAACTCGCGTCGGGAGACAATCCGAAGAAGGTGCTCGTCCGCGGCACGCGACCTTACCGTGGAAATGACGAACCACGGAAATAA
- a CDS encoding N-acetylmuramoyl-L-alanine amidase produces MKTYYPCLLVLFLIVLSGCMSMPSYKEAAQRHSAYTSGQTYATAAEWRALISEFQKVIDMDPQGQMADDAQYAIGSSWVWSIKVGDTEAPWQAIEAFQELILTYPNSRYVPWAYYWLGRCYDYIGDDYQAIAQYQFVESRYPNSEVFDPTRLELARVYTRQGYFTRAKVLYRNLIGSSTNQEIVVAATEELRTFKTQQESIVLPPSENEVHVQAQPQSKPKPKSEVQVQSQPEPKPKNEVRVQIQPQPKPKPKNEVQAQVRAQPKPRPRLEQEPAAPITGTKPLVPESLTREFGLTAKTIVIDPGHGGKDPGAFGGHTRKERTIVLSISKKLREILTQRGYTVLMTRDTNRFIPLRERTAFAIQHKADLFLSIHANGSESPKARGIETYYLDVASTDKASEIIAARENADSGYSIQELEKLLKGIIQESKSEDSRRLAGYIQQALVQATGAIDRGVKHARFVVLIGTNVPAVLIETGFVSNPTEGRKLTTPAYQHKIATAIAEGVDRFLGKRRETSRVEKRTPKFATKNFERYR; encoded by the coding sequence ATGAAAACGTATTACCCTTGCCTGCTGGTCCTGTTTTTGATAGTGCTGTCTGGGTGTATGAGCATGCCCAGTTATAAAGAGGCGGCACAACGTCATTCTGCGTACACGAGCGGACAGACGTATGCCACCGCTGCGGAATGGCGTGCGCTCATTTCAGAATTTCAGAAAGTTATTGACATGGATCCCCAAGGTCAAATGGCAGATGATGCACAATACGCCATCGGTTCCAGTTGGGTCTGGAGCATCAAAGTTGGCGATACCGAAGCACCGTGGCAAGCGATCGAAGCGTTCCAAGAGCTAATTCTCACCTATCCCAACTCACGGTATGTGCCGTGGGCATATTATTGGTTAGGACGTTGCTACGACTATATAGGTGACGATTATCAAGCTATCGCGCAGTACCAGTTTGTAGAAAGCCGTTACCCAAACTCTGAAGTATTTGACCCTACTCGGTTGGAATTGGCTCGTGTTTATACGAGGCAAGGTTACTTCACACGTGCTAAAGTGCTTTATCGTAATCTCATTGGGTCTTCAACCAATCAGGAAATTGTTGTCGCTGCCACTGAGGAATTACGGACATTCAAAACACAACAAGAGTCGATAGTGTTACCACCGTCTGAAAATGAGGTTCACGTACAAGCACAACCGCAATCAAAACCGAAACCAAAAAGTGAGGTTCAGGTCCAATCGCAACCAGAACCGAAACCAAAAAACGAAGTTCGAGTCCAAATCCAACCGCAACCAAAACCGAAACCAAAAAACGAGGTTCAAGCACAAGTTCGAGCGCAGCCAAAACCGAGACCAAGACTGGAACAGGAACCCGCAGCACCGATTACTGGTACAAAACCGTTAGTTCCCGAATCATTGACACGCGAGTTTGGATTAACCGCGAAGACGATAGTTATTGATCCCGGTCATGGAGGGAAGGACCCGGGAGCATTCGGTGGTCATACTCGGAAAGAAAGAACTATTGTTCTCAGCATCTCGAAAAAACTTCGCGAGATTTTAACGCAAAGAGGATACACTGTGCTGATGACACGTGATACCAATCGTTTCATTCCGCTTAGGGAGCGCACTGCGTTTGCCATTCAACACAAGGCAGATCTCTTTCTGAGCATTCACGCCAATGGGAGTGAGAGTCCTAAAGCAAGGGGTATTGAGACCTATTATCTGGATGTCGCCAGTACAGACAAAGCATCAGAAATTATAGCTGCGCGCGAGAATGCAGACTCCGGTTACAGTATTCAAGAGTTGGAAAAACTACTGAAAGGGATAATACAAGAGAGCAAAAGCGAGGATAGTAGACGTTTGGCAGGATACATCCAGCAGGCATTGGTGCAGGCTACCGGGGCGATTGACCGCGGTGTCAAACACGCACGATTTGTTGTTTTGATCGGGACAAACGTGCCTGCTGTTCTCATTGAGACCGGATTTGTGTCGAATCCAACAGAGGGACGGAAGCTCACAACACCGGCATATCAACATAAGATCGCTACTGCTATTGCCGAAGGCGTTGACAGGTTTTTGGGGAAGAGACGTGAGACTTCTCGCGTTGAAAAGCGAACCCCAAAGTTTGCCACGAAAAATTTTGAGAGGTACAGGTAA